Within the Bradyrhizobium ottawaense genome, the region ATAAGGCATCAGGTTCCTTCTCGTCATGCGCGGGCTTGACCCGCGCATCCATCTGGAAAGAAGGCTTCTTCAAAAGGATGGATTGCCGGGTCAAGCCCGGCAATGACAGCTTCCCAGACTAACGAGGATCGAGTGACACAGACCGTAACCAAAAAACCTTCGCTCTCGGCGCCGTCAGCGCCGCGCCGGCCGCATACGTTCACCACCCACGGCATATCAGTGACGGACGACTACGCCTGGCTCAAGGACGAGAAGTGGCAGGAAGTGCTGCGCGATCCCACGATCCTCGACGGCGATATCCGCACCTATCTGGAAGCCGAGAACGACTACACCGAAGGCCTGCTCGGCCACACCACGCCGTTGCAGAAGAAGCTGGTCGCGGAGATGCGCGGGCGGATCAAGGAAGACGATTCCAGCGTGCCGTCGCCGGACGGCCCGTTCGCCTATTTCCGTAAATTCCGCGAAGGCGGCCAGCACGAGATTTTCGCGCGCACGGCGCGCGACGGCGGCAATGAGACGACCGTGCTCGATGGCGACGCGCTGGCGGCCACCCACGACTATTTCAAGTTCGGCGGCAGCCGGCATTCGCCCGACCACAAGCTGCACGCCTGGAGCGCCGACACCAAGGGTTCGGAATATTTCTCGATCCGGGTCCGCGACTGGGCTGACGGCACCGACCGCGACGATCTGGTCGAGGAGACCGACGGCGGCGTGGTCTGGAGCACGGACGGCGCGAGCTTCTTCTACGTCAAGCTCGACGACAATCACCGCCCGATGCAGGTCTGGCGTCATCGTCTCGGCACCAAACAGGCCGACGATACGCTGGTCTATGAGGAGCAGGACTCCGGCTGGTTCACCCATCTGCACGAGAGTTCCTCCGGCCGGTTCTGCGTGATTGCCGGCGGCGACCACGAGACGTCAGAGCAGCGGCTGATCGATCTGGCGCATCCCGAGACGCCGCCGCGGCTGGTCGCGGCGCGCGAGGAAGACGTGCAATATTCGATCGCCGATCGTGGCGACGAATTGTTCATTCTCACCAATGCGGACGGCGCGATCGACTTCAAGGTCGTCACCGCTCCCCTCGCTTCGCCGGAGCGGGCCAACTGGCGCGATTTGATTCCCTACCGCGAAGGCGTCTATGTGCTCGATGTCGAGCTCTACGCCAATCACATGGTGCGGCTGGAGCGCGCCAACGCGCTGCCTGCCATCATCATCCGCGACCTCACGAGCGGCGAAGAGCATGCCATCGCCTTCGACGAGGCGGCCTACTCGCTCGACACCATGGGCGGTTACGAATTCGAAACCACCAACCTGCGGTTTTCCTATTCCTCGATGACGACGCCGTCGGAAGTCTATGACTACGACATGGCAAAGCGGACGCGCGTGTTGCGCAAGCGCCAGGAGATTCCGTCCGGCCACAACCCGGCCGATTACGTCACCACCCGCATCATGGCGACGGCACAGGACGGCGCTCAAGTGCCGGTCTCGATCCTGCACCGCAAAGACCTGGTGCGCGACGGCAGCGCGCCGCTGCTGCTCTATGGCTACGGCTCCTACGGCATGGCGATGCCGGCCTCGTTCGCCGCCAACCGGCTGTCGCTGGTCGACCGCGGTTTTGTTTACGCGATCGCGCATATCCGCGGCGGCGCCGACAAGGGCTGGGGCTGGTATCTCGATGGCAAGCGCGAGAAGAAGACCAACAGCTTTGACGATTTCGCGGCCTCTGCCCGCGCGCTGATCGAAGCTAAATACACGAATGAAAAACGCATCGTCGGCCATGGCGGCAGCGCCGGCGGCATGCTGATGGGCGCGGTCGCCAACCGTTCCGGCGAGCTGTTCGCTGGCATCGTCGCCGAAGTGCCGTTCGTCGACGTGCTCAACACCATGCTCGACGACACCCTGCCGCTGACGCCGCCGGAATGGCCGGAATGGGGCAACCCGATCGAGAGCGAAAAGGACTTTCGCACCATCCTGTCCTACTCGCCCTACGACAATGTCGCGGCCAAGGACTATCCGCCGATTCTCGCGATGGGCGGCCTGACCGATCCGCGCGTCACCTATTGGGAGCCGGCGAAATGGATCGCGCGCCTGCGCGCGACCATGACCGGCGGCGGCCCGGTGCTGTTGCGCACCAACATGGGCGCCGGCCACGGCGGCGCGTCGGGCCGATTCAACCGGCTCGACGAAGTCGCGATCGTCTATGCGTTCGCGCTGTGGGCGGTGGGGATGGCGGAGAAGGGCGAGGTGTGAGTCTCGCCTGTCGTCCCGGCGAACGCCGGGACCCATACCGCGTGATTTATCCATGGGGCAGGATGGCTGACGTCGTCTTCTAATTACCAAAGCCGGTGGCTATGGGTCCCGGGCCGCGCTTCGCTTGCCCGGGACGACATTGGCGCCTACCTTCCGTTCTTCTTCCGCCATGCCGCAAAATCTTTTGGCGTCTGCTCGTCGGTTGCGGGATAGAGGCCGAGGATCGAGCGGCCTCGGCCTACTTCCTCGGTGACGAAATCCTCGAACGCGGTCATCTCGACAGCCTCGTCGGCAATCTCATCAGCGAGGTGCGCCGGAATCACGATGACGCCGTCGCTGTCGCCGAGGATGACGTCACCGGGAAATACCGGCGCATCGCCGCAGCCGATCGGCACGTTGATCTCGATCGCCTGATGCAGGGTCAGATTGGTCGGCGCGCTCGGGCGGTGGTGAAAAGCGGGAAAGCCGAGTTTTGCGATCTCGGCCGAATCGCGAAAGCCGCCGTCGGTGATGACGCCGGCACAGCCGCGCTGCATCAGCCGCGTCACCAGGATGGCGCCGGCGGACGCCGCGCGGGCATCCTTGCGGCTGTCCATGACCAGCACGGATCCGGCCGGGCAATCCTCGATCGCCTTGCGCTGCGGATGGGCGCGATCACGAAACACGTCGATCTTGTTGAGGTCCTCACGCGCCGGCATGTAGCGCAGCGTGAAGGCTTCGCCGACCAGGACCGGCTGATCGGGACCCAAGGGGTGCACGTCCTGGATCATCTGGATGCGAAAACCTCGCTTGAACAAAGCGGTGGCGACGGTGGCGGTCGAGACGGTCTTCAGCTTGTTACGGGTGGCGTCGCTCAGTTTTGTCATGGTTCACGTCCTTGTTATTCCATCATTCCGGGGCGATGCAAAGCATCGAACCCGGAATCTCGAGATTCCGGGTCTGGTCCTTCGGACCATCCCGGAATGACGGCGTTTCTCAAACCGCGCCGTGGGCTTCCACATAGAGCGCGTAGACCGAATGGCAGCTCGCCATGTAGAGGCGGTTGTTCTTCGGGCCGCCGAAGGTGAGATTGGCGCAGCGCTCCGGCAGGCGGATGAAGGCGAGCGGCTTGCCCGCCGAGTTGAACACCATGACGCCGTCGAGATCCTCGGACCTGCCCTTGAGCTGGAACACTTTTCGGCCGCCGACATCCGACGGTTCGGCCTGCAGCGCGCCGTTCGAACCCCAGCCGCACCACAGATTGCCGTCGCGGTCGACACGAAAACCGTCGATCGAGCCTTGGTCGGCGGCGTCGATCACCTTGGTCTTGCCGCCGAGCGTACCGTCGGCGCCGACGTCGTAGCTCCAGATGCTGCGGTTGGGCGTGCCCTTCCACTCGACGATGTAGAGCTTCTTCTCGTCCGGCGAGAACGCCAGCCCGTTGGGATTGACGAGATCGGTGAGCACGGCTGTGATCTTGCCGTCCTTGGCGATGCGGTAGACGTTGGTGGTGGCCTGTTCGGGCTTGTCCTTCTTGCCTTCCCACTCGCCATTGATGCCGAACAGCGGATCGGTGAACCAGATCGAATCGTCGGACTTGACCACGATGTCGTTCGGCGCGTTCAGCCGCTTGCCCTCGAACTTGTCGGCCAGCACCGTGATCTTGCCGTCCTTCTCGGTGCGGGTGATGCGGCGCGTCACCGAATGCTCGCAGGTCACAAGGCGGCCCTGACGGTCGCGCGCGTTGCCGTTGGCGTAATTGGCATTGGCGCGGAACACACTGGTCTGGTTGGTCTTCTCGTCGAACTTCATGATCCGGTTGTTGGGAATATCAGAGAACAGCAGATAACCGCCCTCCGGAAAATACACCGGCCCCTCGGCCCAGCGCATGCCGGTCGAAACCTGTTCGACCGTGGAGGAATAGAGCCGGTATTTCGCAAAGGCAGGATCGAGGATCTGCACCGCCGGATCGGGGTAGCGCTGGTTCGGCGTGAACGGGAACGATTGCGCGAAGGCTGCGCGGGACAGCAGCGTCGAGGCGGCAGCGGCGGCGGCCCCTGCGAGGATATTGCGTCGGGTAATGGTCATGGTGGTCCTCCCTGTGATTGTTTTTGATTTGTCATTCCGGGATGGTCCGAAGGACCAGACCCGGAATCTCGAGATTCCGGGTTCGATGCTTCGCATCGCCCCGGAATGACATCAATAAATCGACGGTTCATCCACCGGCGCGCCAAAGCCGGTTTCGAGGAAATCGAAGTCGCAACCTTCGTTGGCCTGCTTGATATGTTTGGTGAACATCCAGCCGTAGCCGCGCTCGTAGCGACGCTCCGGCGGCTTCCATTCGGCGCGGCGTTTGGCCAATTCGGCCTCAGAGACGTCGAGATTGATGGTGCGCGCGTTGACGTCGAGCGTGATACGGTCGCCGTTCCGCACCAGCGCCAACGGCCCGCCGATATAGGCTTCCGGCGAGACATGCAGGATGCAGGCGCCGTAGCTGGTGCCGCTCATGCGCGCATCCGACAGCCGCACCATGTCGCGCACGCCCTGCTTCACCAGTTTGGTCGGGATCGGCAGCATGCCCCATTCCGGCATGCCGGGGCCGCCCTGCGGGCCGGCATTGCGCAGGATCATGACGTGATCCGCTGACACGTCCAGATTCGGATCGTCGACGGCCTTCTTCATCGACGGATAGTCGTCGAACACCAGTGCGGGACCGGTATGCTTGAGGAAGCGTGGTTCACAAGCGCTCGGCTTGATCACGCAGCCGTCGGGGGCGAGGTTGCCCTTGAGCACGGCGAGCGCGCCCTCGGCATAGATCGGATCCTTGACCGTGCGGATGACGTCGTCGTTATAGACTTCGGCGCGCGCGATGTTGTCACCGAGCGTCTGGCCGGTGACGGTCATGACGTCGAGATGCAGATGCTCTTTGATGCGGCTCATCAGGCCGGGCAGACCGCCGGCGTAGAAGAAATCCTCCATCAGGTATTTGTCGCCGCTCGGACGCACATTGGCGATGACAGGCACCTTGCGGCTGGCGGTCTCGAAATCGTCGAGCCCGATGTCCTGCCCCGCGCGGCGGGCCTGCGCGATCAGGTGAATGATCGCATTGGTCGAGCAGCCCATCGCCATCGCCACCGTGATCGCGTTCTCGAAGGCCTTTCGGGTCTGAATCTTGTCCGGCGTCAGATCCTCCCACACCATCTCGACAATGCGGCGGCCACTTTCCGAGGCCATGCGGATATGGCCGGCGTCGGCCGCCGGGATCGACGACGCGCCGGGCAAGGTCATGCCGATCGATTCGGCGATCGCGGTCATGGTCGAAGCAGTGCCCATGGTCATGCAGGTGCCGTAGCTGCGCGCGATGCCGGCCTCGACATCGACCCAGTCCTTGTCGGAGATTTTTCCGGCGCGCCGTTCGTCCCAGAATTTCCAGGCGTCGGAGCCCGAACCCAGCGTCTTGCCCTTCCAGTTACCGCGCAGCATCGGCCCGGCCGGAAGATAGATCGCAGGCAGGCCCATGCTGGTGGCACCCAGCAGCAGGCCCGGTGTAGTCTTGTCGCAGCCGCCCATCAGCACGACACCGTCGACGGGATGGCCGCGGAGCAACTCCTCGGCGTCCATCGCCAGCATGTTGCGATAGAGCATGGTGGTCGGCTTCAGGAACGATTCCGACAGCGAGAGCGCCGGCAGCTCCATCGGAAAACCGCCGGCCATCAGGATGCCGCGCTTGACGTCATCGACGCGCGACTTGAAATGCATGTGGCAGGGCTGCGCATCCGACCAGGTGTTGAGGATCGCAATCACCGGCCGATCCTTCCATTCCTCCGGCGCGTAGCCCATCTGCATCGCGCGCGAGCGATGGCCGAAGGCGCGCAGATCATCGGGCGCGAACCAGCGCGCGCTGCGGAGGTCGGCAGGGTTCTTTCTGGCGGTCATGACTGCGTGCCCCATTTCTGGACGGTATTGCGCTCGATGGTGCGGAAGATCAGGTTTTCGACAATGAGACCGATGATGATCACGGTCAGCAAGCCCGCGAAGACCGCGGGAATATCCAGCAGGTTGCGGTTCTCGAAGATGAACCAGCCGAGGCCGCCCTGCCCCGACGATACACCGAACACCAGTTCGGCGGCGATCAGCGTCCGCCAGGCAAACGCCCAGCCGATCTTCAAGCCGGTCAGGATCGAGCCGAAGGCGGCGGGGATCAGAATGCGCGCGACATACGGCAGACCGCGCAGACCGTAATTGCGGCCGACCATGCGCAGCGTGTTCGACACACTCTTGAAGCCGGAATGGGTGTTGAGCGCGACCGGCCACAGCACCGAGTGGATCAGCACGAACACAAGGCTGCCATTGCCGAGCCCGAACCAGATCAGCGCCAACGGCAGCAGCGCGATTGCCGGCAACGGATTGAACATCGCGGTGACGGTTTCGAGAAAGTCGGTGCCGATCCGGGTCGAGATCGCCAGAATGGTGAAGATTGCGGCAAGCACGATGCCGGCGCCATAGCCCATGAACAGCACCCTCAGCGACGCCCAGGCGCGCAGCGGAATGGTGCCGTCTTTTACCTTCTCGAACATCGTGA harbors:
- a CDS encoding ABC transporter permease — protein: MGEARILLRDTAATADVPVEVERKLTVLELLWNDGFVRKAVIIVFLAAAWEAYGTFLDNPLLFPTFHDTIITMFEKVKDGTIPLRAWASLRVLFMGYGAGIVLAAIFTILAISTRIGTDFLETVTAMFNPLPAIALLPLALIWFGLGNGSLVFVLIHSVLWPVALNTHSGFKSVSNTLRMVGRNYGLRGLPYVARILIPAAFGSILTGLKIGWAFAWRTLIAAELVFGVSSGQGGLGWFIFENRNLLDIPAVFAGLLTVIIIGLIVENLIFRTIERNTVQKWGTQS
- a CDS encoding ribonuclease activity regulator RraA, translating into MTKLSDATRNKLKTVSTATVATALFKRGFRIQMIQDVHPLGPDQPVLVGEAFTLRYMPAREDLNKIDVFRDRAHPQRKAIEDCPAGSVLVMDSRKDARAASAGAILVTRLMQRGCAGVITDGGFRDSAEIAKLGFPAFHHRPSAPTNLTLHQAIEINVPIGCGDAPVFPGDVILGDSDGVIVIPAHLADEIADEAVEMTAFEDFVTEEVGRGRSILGLYPATDEQTPKDFAAWRKKNGR
- a CDS encoding SMP-30/gluconolactonase/LRE family protein, with protein sequence MTITRRNILAGAAAAAASTLLSRAAFAQSFPFTPNQRYPDPAVQILDPAFAKYRLYSSTVEQVSTGMRWAEGPVYFPEGGYLLFSDIPNNRIMKFDEKTNQTSVFRANANYANGNARDRQGRLVTCEHSVTRRITRTEKDGKITVLADKFEGKRLNAPNDIVVKSDDSIWFTDPLFGINGEWEGKKDKPEQATTNVYRIAKDGKITAVLTDLVNPNGLAFSPDEKKLYIVEWKGTPNRSIWSYDVGADGTLGGKTKVIDAADQGSIDGFRVDRDGNLWCGWGSNGALQAEPSDVGGRKVFQLKGRSEDLDGVMVFNSAGKPLAFIRLPERCANLTFGGPKNNRLYMASCHSVYALYVEAHGAV
- a CDS encoding S9 family peptidase, with the translated sequence MTQTVTKKPSLSAPSAPRRPHTFTTHGISVTDDYAWLKDEKWQEVLRDPTILDGDIRTYLEAENDYTEGLLGHTTPLQKKLVAEMRGRIKEDDSSVPSPDGPFAYFRKFREGGQHEIFARTARDGGNETTVLDGDALAATHDYFKFGGSRHSPDHKLHAWSADTKGSEYFSIRVRDWADGTDRDDLVEETDGGVVWSTDGASFFYVKLDDNHRPMQVWRHRLGTKQADDTLVYEEQDSGWFTHLHESSSGRFCVIAGGDHETSEQRLIDLAHPETPPRLVAAREEDVQYSIADRGDELFILTNADGAIDFKVVTAPLASPERANWRDLIPYREGVYVLDVELYANHMVRLERANALPAIIIRDLTSGEEHAIAFDEAAYSLDTMGGYEFETTNLRFSYSSMTTPSEVYDYDMAKRTRVLRKRQEIPSGHNPADYVTTRIMATAQDGAQVPVSILHRKDLVRDGSAPLLLYGYGSYGMAMPASFAANRLSLVDRGFVYAIAHIRGGADKGWGWYLDGKREKKTNSFDDFAASARALIEAKYTNEKRIVGHGGSAGGMLMGAVANRSGELFAGIVAEVPFVDVLNTMLDDTLPLTPPEWPEWGNPIESEKDFRTILSYSPYDNVAAKDYPPILAMGGLTDPRVTYWEPAKWIARLRATMTGGGPVLLRTNMGAGHGGASGRFNRLDEVAIVYAFALWAVGMAEKGEV
- the araD gene encoding L-arabinonate dehydratase, with product MTARKNPADLRSARWFAPDDLRAFGHRSRAMQMGYAPEEWKDRPVIAILNTWSDAQPCHMHFKSRVDDVKRGILMAGGFPMELPALSLSESFLKPTTMLYRNMLAMDAEELLRGHPVDGVVLMGGCDKTTPGLLLGATSMGLPAIYLPAGPMLRGNWKGKTLGSGSDAWKFWDERRAGKISDKDWVDVEAGIARSYGTCMTMGTASTMTAIAESIGMTLPGASSIPAADAGHIRMASESGRRIVEMVWEDLTPDKIQTRKAFENAITVAMAMGCSTNAIIHLIAQARRAGQDIGLDDFETASRKVPVIANVRPSGDKYLMEDFFYAGGLPGLMSRIKEHLHLDVMTVTGQTLGDNIARAEVYNDDVIRTVKDPIYAEGALAVLKGNLAPDGCVIKPSACEPRFLKHTGPALVFDDYPSMKKAVDDPNLDVSADHVMILRNAGPQGGPGMPEWGMLPIPTKLVKQGVRDMVRLSDARMSGTSYGACILHVSPEAYIGGPLALVRNGDRITLDVNARTINLDVSEAELAKRRAEWKPPERRYERGYGWMFTKHIKQANEGCDFDFLETGFGAPVDEPSIY